A DNA window from Bacteroides cellulosilyticus contains the following coding sequences:
- the rpe gene encoding ribulose-phosphate 3-epimerase, which translates to MKPIIAPSILSADFAYLAKDLEMVNRSEADWFHIDIMDGVFVPNISFGFPVLKYVAKMATKPLDVHLMIVQPEKFINEVKALGAHTMNVHYEACPHLHRVVQQIREAGMQPAVTLNPATPVSMLKDIIQDVYMVLLMSVNPGFGGQKFIEHTVEKVRELRALIDSTGSKALIEVDGGVNLETGARLIAAGADALVAGSAVFAAPDPEGMIHSLKDL; encoded by the coding sequence ATGAAACCAATCATAGCTCCCTCTATCTTGTCCGCAGATTTCGCTTATCTGGCAAAGGACTTGGAAATGGTGAACCGCAGTGAGGCCGACTGGTTCCACATTGATATTATGGACGGTGTGTTTGTTCCTAATATATCTTTCGGTTTTCCTGTATTGAAATATGTGGCAAAGATGGCTACAAAACCTCTGGATGTGCATCTGATGATTGTACAGCCCGAGAAATTCATTAACGAAGTGAAGGCGCTGGGTGCGCATACCATGAATGTGCATTATGAGGCTTGTCCGCATTTGCATCGGGTGGTGCAGCAGATCCGCGAAGCGGGTATGCAACCTGCCGTAACGCTTAATCCGGCTACGCCCGTATCAATGTTGAAAGATATTATCCAGGACGTATATATGGTGCTGCTGATGAGTGTGAATCCCGGTTTTGGCGGACAAAAATTTATCGAACATACAGTTGAGAAAGTACGGGAATTGCGTGCTTTGATAGACAGTACCGGTTCGAAAGCATTGATAGAAGTGGATGGTGGTGTGAATTTGGAGACAGGTGCCCGCCTGATAGCTGCCGGTGCAGATGCATTGGTTGCAGGTAGTGCCGTGTTTGCAGCTCCTGATCCTGAAGGTATGATACATTCGCTGAAGGATCTCTAA
- a CDS encoding RNA polymerase sigma factor, protein MKVQTNAADETLVALYAQGNNEAFDILLNRYKDRLYTYIYYTVRNEELAEDIFQETFTKAIVTIQQGRYNENGKFPAWLTRIAHNLIIDCFRQEKQENLVSCDEEERNLLNNIRLSEGTVEAEIVNHQILADVRRLMKHLPDEQREVVHMRFYQDLSFKEIAEMTGVSINTSLGRMRYAILNLRRMAEKHGIVLTMD, encoded by the coding sequence ATGAAAGTACAAACAAATGCTGCTGACGAAACGTTAGTGGCCCTTTATGCACAAGGCAATAACGAGGCATTCGATATTCTGTTGAACCGCTATAAAGATCGTCTTTATACGTACATCTATTATACGGTGCGTAATGAAGAACTGGCGGAAGACATCTTTCAGGAAACTTTCACAAAAGCCATTGTCACCATTCAGCAGGGACGCTACAATGAAAACGGTAAGTTCCCAGCTTGGTTGACTCGTATCGCGCATAATCTTATTATCGACTGTTTCCGTCAGGAAAAACAGGAAAACCTGGTGTCTTGTGATGAAGAAGAACGGAATTTACTGAATAATATCCGACTGTCCGAAGGAACGGTTGAAGCTGAAATCGTGAACCACCAGATTCTTGCGGATGTACGTCGCCTGATGAAACATCTGCCGGACGAACAACGGGAAGTAGTGCATATGCGCTTTTATCAAGACCTCAGTTTCAAGGAGATAGCAGAAATGACGGGAGTCAGCATCAATACCTCTTTGGGGCGGATGCGCTACGCTATTTTGAATTTGCGCCGGATGGCGGAGAAGCATGGAATCGTGTTGACGATGGATTGA